The following coding sequences lie in one Microbacterium sp. XT11 genomic window:
- a CDS encoding HNH endonuclease signature motif containing protein, with protein sequence MGTADDELDRRRELLDAWVDARRQIAKWEATAASLLSDRLRLHESEVEEQGFHRDAMRRSMIAEYSAAGHVPTTTMENAFADAFLLDAHPAVRESFARGTITAAHVREIVQAGAVVDQAVREQRADAETLTLFDIAALVVAESDTVARTRAHARRVAASLVGETVVERHRRAAGERSVTIRSVGDGLALLQVVLPEHLASAIYDRLSQLAHHVIDTRSCAEGEGDGERPESADARNCAERTAVFDDDPEPIFAQDLFPSDPALDTYDAFAGAIFGESDTFTLDPLPAGAAPAPARAGTALAAVPGGADSPAGGADSPAGDSSAAGSTGPVRRRDGDTRSIDQVRADLLADLLLAADPTSVAGTGAESIRGRIQVTIAATTLAGADDRPAELDGVGPIAPEIARDLAGHHTGWARLFLDHTGMVTATDGYTPTAAMRRLLRARDQHCRFPGCRMPVHRCQVDHNHDHAKGGPTRIDNLSSFCVGHHALKHPDIDARHRWTARQLPDGTVEWTSPLGRTYGDPPPRRVMFV encoded by the coding sequence ATGGGAACCGCTGACGACGAACTCGACCGGCGCCGAGAACTGCTCGACGCGTGGGTCGACGCGCGGCGCCAGATCGCGAAGTGGGAGGCGACGGCGGCGTCTCTCCTCTCCGATCGGCTCCGGTTGCACGAGTCGGAAGTCGAGGAGCAGGGTTTCCACCGCGACGCGATGAGGCGCTCTATGATCGCGGAGTACTCCGCCGCCGGCCACGTCCCGACGACGACCATGGAGAACGCCTTCGCCGATGCGTTCCTGCTCGACGCGCACCCGGCGGTGCGCGAGTCGTTCGCCCGGGGCACGATCACGGCAGCCCACGTCAGAGAGATCGTCCAGGCAGGTGCTGTGGTCGACCAGGCTGTCCGCGAACAGCGGGCGGATGCCGAGACGCTGACGCTCTTCGATATCGCGGCTCTCGTCGTCGCCGAAAGCGACACCGTGGCGCGCACACGGGCGCACGCACGCCGCGTCGCGGCATCGCTGGTCGGCGAGACCGTCGTCGAGAGGCATCGGCGCGCCGCAGGCGAGCGCAGCGTCACGATCAGGTCGGTCGGCGACGGCCTTGCGCTGCTGCAGGTCGTGCTCCCGGAGCACCTGGCTTCGGCGATCTACGACCGGCTGTCACAGCTCGCGCATCATGTCATCGACACCAGGAGCTGCGCCGAGGGCGAGGGCGACGGCGAGCGTCCGGAGTCCGCAGACGCTCGCAACTGCGCGGAGCGCACAGCCGTCTTCGATGACGACCCCGAACCGATCTTCGCGCAAGACCTGTTCCCCTCTGATCCAGCCCTCGACACGTACGACGCTTTCGCCGGAGCCATCTTCGGCGAAAGCGACACCTTCACCCTCGATCCGCTGCCCGCAGGCGCCGCCCCTGCCCCGGCTCGTGCAGGCACTGCCCTTGCTGCCGTTCCCGGAGGCGCCGATTCTCCGGCCGGAGGCGCCGATTCTCCGGCCGGAGATTCTTCGGCTGCGGGGTCGACGGGGCCCGTCCGACGCCGCGACGGCGACACCCGTTCGATCGACCAGGTACGGGCCGACCTCCTCGCCGATCTCCTCCTCGCGGCAGACCCGACGTCGGTCGCGGGCACCGGTGCTGAGAGCATCCGCGGTCGAATTCAGGTCACGATCGCAGCGACGACGCTGGCGGGCGCTGACGATCGACCGGCGGAACTCGACGGTGTAGGGCCCATCGCCCCGGAGATCGCCCGCGACCTTGCAGGTCATCACACCGGATGGGCGCGCCTCTTCCTCGACCACACCGGCATGGTCACGGCCACCGACGGATACACGCCCACGGCGGCGATGCGACGACTGCTGCGGGCACGCGACCAGCATTGCCGCTTCCCAGGATGCCGTATGCCGGTCCACCGGTGTCAGGTCGACCACAACCACGATCATGCCAAGGGCGGGCCCACACGAATCGACAACCTGAGCAGCTTCTGCGTCGGTCATCATGCACTCAAGCATCCGGACATCGACGCGAGGCACCGATGGACGGCCCGACAGCTGCCCGACGGCACGGTGGAATGGACCAGTCCACTCGGGCGCACCTACGGTGATCCACCTCCACGCCGCGTCATGTTCGTGTAG
- the hemQ gene encoding hydrogen peroxide-dependent heme synthase translates to MSEEREENPSGFTLWAVWRRNPDVAVTEADSTELETIVSYIEDSGVTIRGFYDVSGLKADADLMVWLHGDTAEELQKALRRLRRTELLRPLLPVWSVMGVHRDAEFNRQHVPGFLRGVAPKDWLCLYPFVRTPEWYLAPEEERRAMLADHGRKGAAFTGVIANTVAAFALGDYEWLLPLEADDVTELVDLMRDLRYTDARRYVKEEVPFYTGRRLRFDEIADVLQ, encoded by the coding sequence ATGTCCGAAGAGCGCGAAGAGAACCCGTCCGGATTCACCCTCTGGGCGGTCTGGCGACGCAATCCCGACGTCGCGGTGACCGAGGCCGACTCCACCGAACTCGAGACGATCGTCTCGTACATCGAGGACTCCGGCGTGACCATTCGCGGCTTCTACGACGTGTCAGGACTCAAGGCGGATGCCGACCTCATGGTCTGGCTGCACGGCGACACGGCCGAGGAACTGCAGAAGGCCCTGCGCCGCCTGCGCCGCACGGAACTGCTGCGCCCCCTGCTCCCGGTATGGAGCGTCATGGGCGTGCACCGCGACGCGGAGTTCAACCGCCAGCACGTCCCGGGCTTCCTGCGCGGCGTCGCGCCGAAGGACTGGCTGTGCCTCTATCCGTTCGTCCGCACGCCGGAGTGGTACCTCGCGCCCGAAGAGGAGCGTCGCGCGATGCTCGCCGACCACGGCCGCAAGGGCGCTGCGTTCACCGGCGTGATCGCGAACACTGTCGCAGCCTTCGCGCTCGGCGACTACGAGTGGCTGCTGCCGCTGGAGGCGGACGACGTCACCGAGCTCGTCGACCTCATGCGCGATCTGCGCTACACCGACGCCCGGCGATACGTGAAGGAGGAGGTGCCCTTCTACACGGGGCGCAGGCTCCGGTTCGACGAGATCGCGGACGTGCTGCAGTAG
- a CDS encoding uroporphyrinogen-III synthase, whose protein sequence is MTNSKHDKPLDGWRILVPRGGPWGDGVAASLRAQGAVPVVAPLINFAPTTDQAALDAALAKLAAGEYDWLTITSATTVDVLYAHRAVVPSTTKIAAVGETTAAALQAVGYEVALVPAQDNSAEGMAHQLIALEPEPRRILTLRSEIAKPVLTKSLLKAGHHVDSVVAYRTVGVPVTERILRDVQNGRINAILITSGSVAEQVREQFPDIPEETLLAAIGPRTARDARKAGLPISVVADRQTVDALIDAVSHFTLPHAADEFAP, encoded by the coding sequence ATGACCAATTCGAAGCACGACAAGCCGCTGGACGGCTGGCGCATCCTGGTGCCCCGCGGGGGGCCCTGGGGCGACGGCGTCGCAGCGAGTCTTCGCGCGCAGGGCGCGGTGCCCGTCGTCGCGCCCCTCATCAATTTCGCCCCGACGACCGATCAGGCTGCGCTCGACGCGGCCCTCGCCAAGCTCGCGGCGGGCGAGTACGACTGGCTGACCATCACGAGCGCGACCACCGTCGACGTGCTGTACGCGCACCGGGCGGTCGTCCCCTCCACGACGAAGATCGCGGCCGTCGGGGAGACCACGGCCGCGGCCCTTCAGGCCGTCGGATACGAGGTCGCTCTTGTCCCCGCCCAGGACAACTCGGCCGAGGGCATGGCGCACCAGCTGATCGCGCTAGAGCCGGAACCGCGGCGCATCCTCACGCTCCGCAGCGAGATCGCCAAGCCCGTGCTGACGAAGTCGCTGCTGAAGGCCGGGCATCACGTGGACAGCGTCGTGGCGTACCGCACGGTCGGCGTTCCCGTGACGGAGCGCATCCTGCGCGACGTGCAGAACGGCCGCATCAACGCGATCCTGATCACGAGCGGGTCGGTCGCGGAGCAGGTTCGCGAGCAGTTCCCCGACATCCCCGAGGAGACGCTGCTCGCGGCGATCGGACCGCGCACCGCACGGGACGCCCGCAAGGCAGGGCTGCCCATCTCGGTGGTCGCCGACCGTCAGACCGTGGATGCTCTCATCGACGCCGTCTCGCACTTCACGCTTCCGCACGCGGCAGACGAGTTCGCGCCGTGA
- the hemC gene encoding hydroxymethylbilane synthase has product MTTSLRRSTPIRLGTRRSALAQAQSGHVAAALEKLTGVPVELVPITSEGDTNRASLSEIGGQGIFATRLREELLAGECDFLVHSLKDLPTAQPDGLIIAATPVREDPRDVVITRDGRPLHELPPGARVGTGSPRRIAQVHRRAPRAEVVDIRGNVDSRLARVASGELDAVILAAAGLSRLGADSPLRREELGLAEWPTAPGQGALAVETRDDVDPDLLAALRGLDDTETRLAVTVERGVLEGLDAGCQAPMAAHAAVSGESVRVRTVVYAPDGAQRVGLDVTEPVNGEYIRRNGSGNGADTADGADPMHAARELGLTLARRLLDQGAADLVSRERSS; this is encoded by the coding sequence ATGACCACCTCCCTCCGCCGGTCCACCCCGATACGACTCGGCACTCGACGCAGCGCGCTCGCGCAGGCGCAGTCCGGTCATGTCGCCGCCGCTCTCGAGAAGCTCACCGGAGTCCCCGTCGAACTCGTCCCGATCACGAGCGAGGGCGACACGAACCGCGCATCGCTGTCGGAGATCGGCGGACAGGGCATCTTCGCCACCCGACTCCGCGAGGAGCTGCTCGCGGGGGAGTGCGACTTCCTGGTGCACTCGCTCAAGGACCTCCCCACAGCTCAGCCCGACGGCCTGATCATCGCCGCGACGCCTGTCCGCGAAGACCCGCGCGACGTCGTGATCACGCGCGACGGCCGGCCGCTGCACGAGCTCCCGCCCGGCGCCCGCGTCGGGACGGGGTCGCCGCGGCGCATCGCCCAGGTGCACCGACGGGCGCCTCGTGCGGAGGTCGTCGACATCCGCGGCAACGTGGACTCGCGGCTCGCGCGCGTGGCCTCGGGTGAGCTGGATGCCGTGATCCTGGCGGCGGCGGGGCTCTCCCGGCTCGGTGCGGACTCTCCGCTGCGCCGCGAGGAGCTCGGGCTCGCCGAGTGGCCGACGGCACCCGGCCAGGGGGCTTTGGCCGTGGAGACACGGGACGACGTCGATCCGGATCTGCTCGCCGCGCTGCGCGGACTCGACGACACCGAGACCCGGCTGGCGGTGACGGTGGAGCGCGGCGTGCTGGAGGGGCTGGATGCCGGATGTCAGGCTCCGATGGCCGCGCACGCGGCCGTCTCCGGCGAGTCGGTGCGAGTGCGTACCGTAGTGTATGCGCCCGACGGAGCACAACGAGTGGGCCTCGACGTCACAGAGCCGGTGAACGGGGAGTATATTCGTCGGAACGGCAGTGGCAATGGAGCGGATACTGCCGATGGTGCAGACCCGATGCACGCAGCACGCGAGCTCGGGTTGACTCTTGCCCGTCGGCTGCTCGATCAAGGGGCGGCTGACCTCGTCTCCCGAGAGCGTTCCTCATGA
- a CDS encoding enoyl-CoA hydratase/isomerase family protein: protein MTDSTDAPKVLVRTEGALGRLTLNRPRAINALDQDMISLLTAALDAWRHDTDVQIVMIDGAGERGMCAGGDIRALHSQIVAGRTDETIDFFRAEYALDAMIAEYPKPVVAIADGITMGGGIGLAGHAAIRVVTERSTLAMPETRIGFTPDVGGTWLLGRAPGRFGEYFGLTGRTMNAADALYLGFADHFVPSERLDALRDALAHRADPTGPSEIVLLFDETPDPSHLPASRAWIDEAFSAPDVREIIARLRASGETDAADTADLLESLAPTGLAVTLDAVREAREMSGLRAALEGEYRRVLWFVHRHPDLVEGIRAQVVDKDRSPRWDPPTIDDLAPDAGADARAYVPERALF from the coding sequence GTGACCGATTCCACAGACGCCCCCAAGGTCCTCGTCCGCACCGAAGGGGCTCTCGGCAGACTCACCCTTAACCGGCCGCGGGCCATCAACGCGCTCGATCAGGACATGATCTCCCTCCTCACGGCGGCGCTCGACGCGTGGCGTCACGACACCGACGTGCAGATCGTGATGATCGACGGCGCGGGGGAGCGGGGCATGTGCGCGGGTGGAGACATCCGCGCCCTGCACTCGCAGATCGTGGCGGGGCGCACCGACGAGACGATCGATTTCTTCCGGGCGGAGTACGCGCTCGACGCCATGATCGCCGAGTATCCGAAGCCCGTGGTCGCCATCGCCGACGGCATCACCATGGGCGGCGGGATCGGCCTCGCCGGGCATGCGGCGATCCGCGTCGTCACCGAGCGCTCGACGCTCGCGATGCCCGAGACGCGCATCGGCTTCACCCCCGACGTCGGCGGCACCTGGCTGCTCGGACGTGCTCCGGGGAGGTTCGGCGAGTACTTCGGCCTCACCGGACGCACCATGAACGCGGCGGACGCCCTGTATCTCGGCTTCGCCGACCACTTCGTCCCGTCGGAACGACTCGACGCGCTGCGCGACGCGCTGGCGCACCGGGCGGACCCCACGGGGCCGAGTGAGATCGTGCTGCTCTTCGACGAGACCCCCGATCCGTCGCACCTGCCTGCGTCACGGGCATGGATCGACGAGGCCTTCTCGGCTCCCGACGTGCGCGAGATCATCGCGCGGTTGCGAGCCTCAGGAGAGACGGACGCCGCGGACACGGCGGACCTGCTCGAGAGCCTCGCTCCGACCGGACTGGCGGTGACGCTCGACGCGGTCCGGGAGGCGAGAGAGATGTCGGGGCTGCGCGCCGCTCTCGAGGGGGAGTACCGGAGGGTGCTGTGGTTCGTGCACCGGCATCCGGATCTCGTGGAGGGGATCAGGGCTCAGGTGGTGGACAAGGACCGTTCGCCGCGCTGGGATCCGCCCACGATCGACGACCTGGCACCGGATGCCGGGGCGGACGCCCGCGCCTACGTGCCGGAACGCGCGCTGTTCTGA
- a CDS encoding phage holin family protein encodes MAGIGVPRGTGQRDRADDSLLTLLGDLPELITNLVKAEIDAAKTWVSRTAKDAGIGSVWFLVALFFLFWAVPVILVFAIAGLSSWWPVWLSALAVFGILILAVLVFALLGILKFRKVLARENPAQAVATDIKIAKGSGDDEL; translated from the coding sequence ATGGCGGGGATCGGAGTGCCCCGGGGAACGGGCCAGCGCGACCGCGCCGACGACAGCCTTCTCACGCTGCTCGGCGACCTGCCCGAGCTGATCACCAACCTCGTCAAGGCCGAGATCGACGCGGCCAAGACCTGGGTCTCGCGCACCGCGAAGGATGCCGGCATCGGATCCGTCTGGTTCCTCGTCGCCCTGTTCTTCCTGTTCTGGGCTGTGCCGGTGATCCTCGTCTTCGCCATCGCCGGCCTGTCGTCGTGGTGGCCGGTCTGGCTGTCGGCACTGGCCGTGTTCGGCATCCTGATCCTCGCCGTGCTCGTGTTCGCCCTGCTCGGCATCCTGAAGTTCCGCAAGGTGCTGGCGCGGGAGAACCCCGCGCAGGCCGTGGCCACCGACATCAAGATCGCGAAGGGCTCGGGCGATGACGAACTCTGA
- the hemB gene encoding porphobilinogen synthase, producing the protein MSFPQTRLRRLRQSPAVRDLVRETSLEPRQLVLPVFVREGVDEPTPIGSMPGVMQHSLDSLRAASVEAAEAGVGGVMLFGVPAVRDARGSGADDPRGILNVATELLSREVGDALVVQTDLCLDEFTDHGHCGVLADDGSVDNDATLERYAAMALAQARAGSQLLGLSGMMDGQVAHLRAALDAEGFSDTLLLGYAAKYASAFYGPFREAVDSQLKGDRRTYQLDPGNRREGVREAVVDEAEGADIVMVKPAMAFLDVLREVRDAVQIPVWAYQVSGEYAMVEAAAANGWIDRRAIVLETLLSIRRAGADAVLTYWATEAARWLRG; encoded by the coding sequence GTGAGCTTCCCGCAGACCCGCCTGCGCCGGTTGCGGCAGTCGCCCGCCGTGCGCGATCTCGTGCGTGAGACCTCGCTCGAGCCGAGGCAGCTCGTGCTGCCCGTGTTCGTTCGCGAGGGTGTCGACGAGCCCACCCCGATCGGCTCCATGCCGGGCGTGATGCAGCACTCCCTCGACTCGCTGCGCGCCGCCTCCGTCGAGGCTGCAGAAGCCGGGGTCGGCGGCGTGATGCTGTTCGGCGTCCCTGCCGTCCGCGATGCGCGCGGGTCGGGCGCGGACGATCCGCGCGGCATCCTGAACGTGGCGACCGAGCTGCTTTCGCGAGAGGTCGGCGACGCACTCGTCGTGCAGACCGATCTGTGCCTCGACGAGTTCACCGACCACGGCCACTGCGGCGTGCTCGCGGACGACGGAAGCGTCGACAACGACGCGACCCTCGAACGCTACGCCGCCATGGCGCTCGCGCAGGCCCGTGCCGGCTCCCAGCTGCTGGGGTTGTCGGGCATGATGGACGGCCAGGTGGCGCACCTGAGGGCCGCGCTCGACGCTGAGGGTTTCTCCGACACGCTGCTCCTCGGTTACGCCGCGAAGTATGCCAGTGCGTTCTACGGTCCGTTCCGCGAGGCTGTCGACTCGCAGCTGAAGGGCGACCGCCGCACGTACCAGCTCGATCCGGGCAATCGGCGTGAGGGGGTGCGCGAGGCTGTCGTCGATGAGGCCGAGGGCGCGGACATCGTGATGGTGAAGCCAGCGATGGCGTTCCTCGACGTGCTCCGCGAGGTACGTGACGCCGTGCAGATCCCGGTGTGGGCGTACCAGGTGTCCGGTGAGTACGCGATGGTCGAAGCCGCAGCCGCGAACGGCTGGATCGACCGTCGAGCCATCGTCCTGGAGACGCTGCTGTCGATCCGCCGTGCGGGCGCCGACGCCGTGCTCACCTACTGGGCGACCGAGGCCGCGCGCTGGCTGCGCGGCTGA
- a CDS encoding ATP-binding cassette domain-containing protein yields MPDGQVLEFTHVTKRFNDVTAVSDFSARVEPGVVTAFLGPNGAGKTTTLRILLGQVRPTSGTATIGGVAYADLRTPLRTIGAVLEETVYRPRRTAGRQLTIAAKANGIPLSRVDEVLRLVGLEGEGEGRIGSFSLGMRQRLSVAHALLGDPGTLVFDEPANGLDPEGIRWMRLLMRRLADEGRTVVVSSHVLSEVEQVADHVLVLSKGQLMLSSGIEKLADPSAGSVVVDAVDRDGLRAALAQAGLEFEVLRSGLTVRGTDARTVGAAAASAGVALSTLVQRGPTLEDVFIELVRGSGLGAKAEAAATQLLHPGAGEAPADSGTGDSGVADAEASDAEASGIDAEGAGVADAGVADAGVESAGAAGDAGATELPDAAEPLPLDAESVPSDPVAAATLTAGAGAAMDAQPHIDDAPAEDAVAPAEDAVAPAEAPVAASSEDTVAASADAPVADESAPAGPSFDDILFGTGEAAEQSDGDALFDGPRHATTDDAASEPASSAPALSFATTPSFAAAPSFASGFPAAENAENDAEAGNEAETEGTVDARPQNGDAPAAQNGPVEPAADTAEHAGIEVFDALASSGDDETDAHEHDTLFDERTASGGGEHGDSGDGEQGEDSGLDAAPASDDRTDGDDDPRVAAVSSMLAAAARAYYEDEPRPYPLSDAVSQVSDGGAPQESAVADAGPESTDHAASEESTSADGESDASGEQHESGDTQAGHESAEDEAHSTVGEHTPGAEHTPDAGHQGDAEHQGDAEHQGDAEHQGDAEHQGDAEHQGDAEHMPDAGHQGDQHPHW; encoded by the coding sequence ATGCCCGACGGACAGGTGCTCGAGTTCACGCACGTCACGAAGCGCTTCAACGATGTGACGGCGGTCTCCGACTTCTCCGCACGTGTCGAACCCGGCGTGGTGACCGCGTTCCTCGGTCCGAACGGCGCAGGAAAGACCACGACGCTGCGCATCCTGCTCGGCCAGGTGCGCCCCACGAGCGGTACGGCGACCATCGGCGGCGTCGCGTACGCCGACCTCCGCACGCCGCTGCGCACGATCGGCGCCGTGCTGGAGGAGACGGTCTACCGGCCGCGGCGGACCGCCGGCAGACAGCTCACGATCGCGGCGAAGGCGAACGGCATCCCGCTCTCGCGCGTCGACGAGGTCCTTCGCCTGGTCGGCCTCGAGGGCGAGGGCGAAGGGCGTATCGGCAGCTTCTCGCTCGGCATGCGTCAGCGCCTGAGCGTCGCGCACGCTCTGCTCGGCGACCCGGGCACTCTCGTGTTCGACGAGCCCGCGAACGGACTGGACCCCGAGGGCATCCGCTGGATGCGCCTGCTCATGCGCCGCCTCGCCGACGAGGGCCGCACGGTCGTGGTGTCGTCGCACGTGCTGAGCGAGGTCGAGCAGGTGGCCGATCACGTGCTCGTGCTCTCCAAGGGGCAGCTCATGCTGTCGAGCGGGATCGAGAAGCTCGCGGACCCGTCGGCCGGCTCGGTGGTCGTCGACGCGGTCGACCGCGACGGGCTGCGCGCCGCTCTCGCCCAGGCCGGCCTGGAGTTCGAGGTGCTGCGGTCGGGCCTCACCGTACGGGGGACGGATGCACGCACTGTCGGCGCCGCTGCCGCCTCGGCCGGCGTGGCCCTGAGCACGCTCGTGCAGCGGGGCCCGACGCTTGAAGACGTGTTCATCGAGCTCGTCCGAGGCAGTGGACTCGGAGCCAAGGCGGAGGCGGCCGCGACCCAGCTGCTGCACCCCGGCGCCGGCGAGGCGCCGGCGGACTCCGGCACCGGGGATTCCGGTGTGGCGGATGCCGAGGCTTCGGATGCCGAGGCTTCGGGTATCGATGCGGAGGGTGCCGGGGTGGCGGATGCCGGGGTGGCGGATGCCGGGGTGGAGAGTGCCGGTGCAGCCGGCGACGCAGGCGCCACCGAACTGCCGGACGCCGCAGAGCCGCTGCCCCTCGATGCCGAGAGCGTCCCGAGCGATCCGGTGGCCGCCGCGACCCTGACGGCCGGCGCCGGCGCCGCGATGGACGCCCAGCCTCACATCGATGACGCGCCCGCGGAGGACGCGGTCGCGCCCGCCGAAGACGCGGTTGCGCCCGCCGAGGCCCCGGTCGCGGCATCCTCCGAGGACACTGTCGCCGCGTCCGCCGACGCCCCCGTCGCGGACGAGAGCGCTCCCGCCGGTCCTTCCTTCGACGACATCCTGTTCGGCACCGGGGAAGCCGCCGAGCAAAGCGACGGCGACGCGCTCTTCGACGGACCGCGCCACGCGACGACCGACGACGCGGCATCCGAGCCTGCCTCGTCCGCCCCCGCCCTGTCGTTCGCCACAACACCGTCGTTCGCGGCAGCCCCGTCGTTCGCGAGCGGGTTCCCCGCGGCCGAGAACGCCGAGAACGACGCCGAAGCCGGGAACGAAGCCGAAACCGAGGGAACCGTCGACGCACGCCCGCAGAACGGCGACGCTCCCGCCGCGCAGAACGGCCCCGTCGAACCAGCCGCGGACACCGCCGAACACGCCGGTATCGAGGTGTTCGACGCGCTCGCCTCGTCCGGGGACGACGAGACTGATGCGCACGAGCACGACACTCTCTTTGACGAGCGCACTGCCTCGGGCGGCGGCGAGCACGGTGACTCCGGCGACGGCGAGCAGGGTGAAGATTCAGGCCTCGACGCGGCTCCCGCCTCGGACGACCGCACGGATGGCGACGACGATCCCCGGGTCGCCGCCGTCTCCTCGATGCTCGCAGCCGCCGCGCGGGCCTACTACGAGGACGAGCCGCGGCCGTACCCGTTGAGCGACGCCGTCTCGCAGGTCTCCGACGGTGGCGCGCCGCAGGAGTCCGCAGTCGCCGACGCCGGCCCCGAGTCGACGGACCATGCGGCGTCGGAAGAGAGCACGTCCGCAGATGGCGAGTCCGACGCCTCGGGCGAACAGCACGAGTCCGGCGACACCCAGGCCGGCCACGAGAGCGCCGAGGACGAAGCACACTCGACAGTCGGCGAGCACACGCCTGGTGCCGAGCACACGCCTGATGCCGGGCACCAGGGCGACGCCGAACACCAGGGCGACGCCGAACACCAGGGCGACGCCGAACACCAGGGCGACGCCGAACACCAGGGCGACGCCGAACATCAGGGCGACGCCGAGCACATGCCTGATGCCGGGCACCAGGGCGACCAGCATCCGCACTGGTGA
- the hemL gene encoding glutamate-1-semialdehyde 2,1-aminomutase has translation MTDRNDDLFAAARAVTPGGVNSPVRAYGSVGGIPRFLASAAGARVTDAAGVEYVDLVASWGPALLGHAHPEVVAAVQEAAARGLSFGAPTEGEVELAALIVDRVRFGDARPVERVRLVSTGTEATMTAIRLARGATGRDLLVKFSGHYHGHSDGLLAEAGSGVATLALPGSAGVPAPVAAQTLVIGYNDPDALAAVFAEHGDRIAAVIVEASAANMGVVAPLPGFNRLIAETAHAHGALMILDEVLTGFRVHPAGFWGLQAQSGEEYLPDIVTFGKVVGGGMPLAALGGRAEVMELLAPLGPVYQAGTLSGNPLSVAAGLATLRLATPDVYEKIDAASERLSRALDAALSDAGVTHAVAKAGNLFNASFRASAPRDYAEAQAQESFRYAPFFHSMREQGVALPPSVFEAWFLTAAHGDEELELIERALPAAAAAAARAQA, from the coding sequence ATGACCGATCGCAATGACGACCTGTTCGCCGCCGCCCGCGCGGTGACGCCCGGGGGAGTGAACTCTCCGGTGCGCGCGTACGGCTCCGTCGGCGGCATACCCCGCTTCCTCGCGTCCGCGGCCGGGGCGAGGGTGACGGATGCCGCCGGTGTCGAGTACGTCGACCTGGTGGCATCGTGGGGTCCCGCGCTCCTGGGGCATGCGCATCCGGAGGTCGTCGCCGCCGTGCAGGAAGCGGCCGCTCGCGGACTGTCTTTCGGAGCGCCGACCGAGGGGGAGGTCGAGCTGGCAGCCCTGATCGTCGACCGCGTGCGTTTCGGCGATGCGCGCCCCGTGGAGCGGGTGCGCCTGGTGTCGACCGGCACCGAGGCGACGATGACGGCGATCCGGCTGGCGCGTGGTGCAACCGGCCGTGATCTGCTGGTGAAGTTCTCCGGCCACTATCACGGCCACTCCGACGGACTGCTGGCCGAGGCCGGATCGGGTGTCGCCACGCTGGCGCTGCCGGGATCGGCCGGGGTGCCGGCGCCCGTCGCAGCCCAGACGCTGGTGATCGGTTACAACGATCCCGACGCGCTCGCCGCGGTCTTCGCGGAGCACGGCGACCGGATCGCCGCCGTGATCGTCGAGGCATCGGCGGCGAACATGGGCGTCGTGGCGCCGCTGCCGGGATTCAACCGGCTCATCGCCGAGACAGCGCACGCGCATGGCGCGCTCATGATCCTCGACGAGGTGCTGACCGGTTTCCGCGTGCACCCTGCCGGTTTCTGGGGACTGCAGGCGCAGAGCGGCGAGGAGTACCTGCCCGACATCGTCACCTTCGGCAAGGTCGTCGGCGGCGGGATGCCGTTGGCCGCGCTCGGCGGCCGTGCGGAGGTCATGGAGCTGCTGGCTCCCCTCGGTCCCGTGTACCAGGCGGGTACTCTCTCGGGCAATCCGCTCTCGGTGGCGGCGGGGCTGGCGACGCTGCGCCTCGCGACGCCGGACGTATACGAGAAGATCGATGCGGCATCCGAGCGGCTCTCCCGCGCGCTCGACGCCGCGCTGTCGGACGCCGGAGTGACGCACGCCGTCGCGAAGGCCGGGAATCTGTTCAACGCGTCCTTCCGTGCATCGGCTCCGCGGGACTACGCGGAGGCCCAGGCGCAGGAATCGTTCCGGTATGCGCCGTTCTTCCATTCCATGCGTGAGCAGGGCGTGGCACTCCCGCCGAGCGTGTTCGAGGCCTGGTTCCTCACCGCTGCGCACGGTGACGAGGAGTTGGAGCTCATCGAGCGTGCTCTTCCCGCCGCAGCCGCGGCGGCGGCACGCGCCCAGGCCTGA